The Thermonema lapsum sequence CAAATTCATTACCAATGGAAGTCTCGATAAAATTGTAGAAAAAAAAGATTTAGATTATTGGTCCAAAGAAGATTACGATTTAATCATAGTCGATGAGGCGCACCGCTATCGCAACCATACCTCTCAGGCATTTGCTTATCTTCAACGCATCTGTAAGGCACCCCGTAATGGACAGGGACTTATTCCCGGAAAAAATAAAAAAGTCATACTCATCTCTGCTACTCCCCTCAATAACCGCCCACAGGACATTTACCATCAGCTGCTTTTATTTCAGGATGCCCGGCGAAGCACTTTACCAGTTACCAATTTACAGGGTTTTTTTGCGCCCATTATTAAGGAATTCAAAGAGTTGATGAACCAAGACCAACCCGATATACAAGCCATTCGCAAAATATATGGGAAGATACGCGAAAAGGTCATTTCACAGATAACGGTTCGCCGCACGCGCCGCGATTTAAAGAACTACCCCAAATACCTCGATGACCTGAAGGCTCAAGGCATTACTTTTCCCGAAATTGCCCCACCTCGCCCCCAAATTTATCAACTCGATGCCAAGCTGAGCAAACTGTTTTACAAAACCATCTTTTACCTGACCGACGATGAAAAAATCCAGTACTACCGCTATCAAGCCATCCGATACTTAAAACCCGAAATCGGACAACAGCATTACGAAAAAGCCAACTTGGTTTCACAGTCATTGGCAGGCATCATGAAAACGTTGATGGTGAAGCGATTAGAGAGCAGCTTTACCGCTTTTAAAACTTCCTTGCAAAACCTGGCTACCTCCACACAACGAATGATTGAAATGTTTGAAAAGGGGAAAGTTTTCGTTGCTCCAGATTTAAACATTAACCTCCTCATAGAAAAAGGCTACAGCATGGAAGAGCTGGAAAACCTCATTCTTGAGCTAAATTTAGAAAAACCCCAAAATAATGTATTTAGCGCCGATGATTTTGAAGCAGAATTTATTGAGGGCTTACGAAACGACTATAAGCTTTTAACAGAATTACTCAACGAGTGGAACAAGGTAGAGCATGACCCCAAATTGGAATTATTTTTAAATATTTTCCACAACGAGTTGATGAACAAACAAATTAACCCTACCGGCAAGCTGGTTATTTTTACCGAAAGCACCGACACAGCTAACTACCTCGCCCAAAAATTAGAAGAACGCTTAAATGTCAAGGTCTTGAACGTCTCGAGCCAGAACATCAACAAACTATTCGAAAGCATACAGGCGAACTTCGATGCTAACTACCACGGCGACCAAAAAAATGACTACAATATTCTTATAGCAACCGATGTTTTGGCAGAGGGCATCAACCTGCACCGGGCTAATGTGATTGTGAATTACGATACCCCATGGAATGCCACCCGCTTAATGCAACGCATTGGGCGCGTAAACCGCATTGGTAGCATCGCAGGCGTCATTTATAACTACAATTTTTACCCATCGCAACAAGGCGACGAAGAAATACAACTCTACAAAAATGCTTTAGTCAAACTACAGGGCTTTCACTCTGCATTTGGAGAAGATGCAAAGATTTTTACCCACGAAGAAATGATTGAACAATTCAAACTTTTCAACGAAGGCATGCCCGACGACGAAGACAACCGCCTGCAGTACTTGCGTTTTATCCGAGAATTTAAAGACAACCATCCCAAAGAGTTTAAACGCATACAAGCGTTTCCGCTTAAAGCACGAACCGCGCGAAGCATCTGGCAAGCCAACAAGCCCGAAGCCAAAAATTCGTCGGTGGTTTTCCTCAAATCGTCCTATAAAACCGAGTTTTACAAAATTACAGGCGAGGGCGAGGTTACTCCCCTCACCTTTATAGAAGCAGCCCAATTGTTCGAAGCCAACGTAAATGAACCACCGTATCATCCTATCCCCAAAAACCACTTTGACCACATTCAGGCTGCCTTAAATACATTTGAAAAAGAGTTCCTTAGCCAAAACACCGAAAAAGCCGCTTCAACCGACAAAGCCGATGCCAATACCAAACAAGCCTTAAAGTTCTTACGCGATTTTAAATCCATTACTCACGATGAAAAGGTAAAGCAGGTTTGTCAGAATCTACAACCTATAGTCGAAAAAGGGACCTATACCCCCTTAGCCAACGAACTCAAAAAAATTAGCCAACAATTCTTTAAAAAAAAGTCTCTCAACCTCGCGCAAGTAGATGGCTTGCTGATGAACTTAGCACAAAAGTACGATGCTTTACCCGCAGAGGATGAAAAAACCAGCCAGAATACAACCCAACCGCAAAGCCTAAACGACATTACCCCCCATATTATCCTATCCGAAACATTTGTTGAGCCATAAATAAAAGACTTATGGAAAAGAAAGAATTACAAGCCACTTTATCAGCTCCATTCGATTTGCAACAATGGCAACAGGTTTTAAGGAAGGTCTTTGGCGTTCAACATTTATATGCCACTCCAAGCGAAATTCCATTACCAGCTAACAACAAAGCCGATGCGGCTTACGAGCTGGGCAAATTTACTACAGCCGACGACCGCCTGGTAGGGCTTTACTGGGTAAAAGTGAAACCCAACGTATGGATTGAACGCAACAAGGTAGGGCTTAGGGAACTACTTCGGTCGGTTTATAAGTACGATGTGGATGGTGCCCTCATTGTGTTCGAACAAGGCGATAAATGGCGTCTGAGCTTTGTGAGCGAAATCAGAACCCGCGACGAACAGGGCAATACCGTAGAACAGCTAACCGAACCCCGCCGCTATACCTACCTGCTCGGCGCGGGCGAAAAAACCAATACCCCCAGTGCCCGCCTTGCAAGCCTGGCTGGCAAAAAACTATACCTCGACGACATTCGGCAAGCCTTTAGCGTGGAAGTTCTCAACGCCGAGTTTTATAAAATGGTAGCCAACCATTTCTATCAACTGGTGGGCACTGCCGAAAACAAAAATATTGCGCATCAGGGTGTTCTGCTATTGCCCTCAATTACTCCCAATAACCCTCAGAACAGAAAAAAATATCAGGAATTTGCTGTAAGGCTTATTGGTCGTACCGTCTTTTGTTGGTTTCTTAAAGTGAAAAAATCAAAACAGGGCAAAGCACTCATACCCGAAGAACTGCTAAGCGCTCAAGCCGTAAAGCAACATCCTAACTACTACCATAACATCCTCGAAAAGCTTTTCTTTCAAACCCTCAATACCCCGATGGCTAAGCGAAGAGACGACCTACCCGAAGCGTTTCGAGACATTCCCTTTCTCAATGGCGGACTCTTTGACCCACACCCCGACGATTACTATAAGCTTAGCGAATTAACTGGCTTATCGGGGCACCTTAATACGTTGATAATCCCCGACAGCTGGTTCGCAAGCTTTTTTGAGCAACTGGAACAGTACAACTTTACCATCGACGAGAACAGCAGCGTAGATGTAGAGGTAAGCGTTGACCCCGAAATGCTGGGACGCATTTTCGAAAACCTTTTGGCTGAGATTGACCCCGAAAGCGGCGAAACCGCCCGCAAAGCCACAGGTAGCTACTACACCCCACGCGAAATTGTCGATTACATGGCAACCGAAAGCTTGGTGCACTACCTGCACAGCAAAACCCACATCGACCCCGACCAGCTCAGACCCATTTTTAAAATGGACAGCAGCGTTTCGTTTACCGATGACGACAAGGAAAAAATACTGCAAGCCCTGGACCAGCTCAAAATCATTGACCCCGCCTGTGGTTCGGGGGCATTCCCCATGGGCGTGCTGCAAAAAATGGTAATGGCTCTTGAAAAATTAGACCCCAGCGCCCATTGGTGGAAACAGCAACAAATTAGCCGCATTGAAAATGTGATGCTTCGCAAACAGGTGAGCGAAAAATTAGATAATACCTCAATGGAGTATGCCCGTAAAATTGGCATTATACAAAATACCCTGTACGGTGTGGATATTCAACCCATTGCTGCCGAAATATCGAAGCTGCGCTGCTTCCTTACACTTGTTGTCGATGAAAATGTGGACGACACCCAACCCAACCGCGGTGTAGAACCCCTGCCTAACCTCGAATTTAAATTTGTTACTGCCAATGCACTCATTGGCTTGCCTGTAGAACAAGACTTTGGGGGCTTATTCAATGCAAACGACGATTTAGATAAGCTTAAACAAATCAGGCTAAGCTACTTGCAAAGCTATGGAGATGAAAAAAATCAGCTAAAAGAAGAATTTAAGAGCATACAAACTAAAATTTTAAGAACCCAATATAACAATAGAGTAACCGATGTAAACAGTCGTGCCTACTTAATAAGCACATGGGAACCCTTTAGCCACGAGTCTGCCAACTGGTTCGACCCCGAATGGATGTTTGGCGTAAAAGAGTTTGATGTAGTGATTGGAAACCCGCCGTACATTCAGCTGCAAAAAGCCCAAAACGATAAAACGAAATATGCTGACCTTTACAAAGCCCAAAACTACGAAACCTTTGCACGCACAGGCGATATTTATTGCCTCTTTTACGAAAAAGGCATGAAGCTGCTCAAATCCGATGGCATACTCTGTTACATCACCTCGAACAAATGGATGCGAGCCGGCTATGGCGAAAAACTTAGAGCATTCTTCACAAGGTACAATCCGCTGTTGCTCCTCGATTTAGGTCCCAACGTGTTCGAAAATGCCACCGTCGATACCAACATACTGATTATTCAAAAGTGCGAAAACCGCAACCAGCTCAAAGCCCTCACCATCAACGAGCGCAAAAAGGATACAATACCTTTCGACAGCCTGGTAAAAGAAAAAAGCGTGGTATTGAAAAACCTTAGCAAAGATGCCTGGTTTATAGGCAGCGATGCCGAGCAGCGGCTCAAAGAAAAAATTGAACGCATTGGCAAACCCCTCAAGGACTGGGATGTAAAGATTTATAGGGGGGTATTAACTGGCTTAAACGAAGCCTTTATCATCACCACCGAAAAGCGCAACGAGATACTGGCTCATTGCAAAACCGACGAAGAACGCCGCCGCACCGAAGCCATCATCAAACCCATTTTGCGGGGCAAGGATATTAAGCGGTATTATTATGAGTGGGCAGGGTTGTGGGTGATTGTTATCCCTGCTGGCTGGACAAACGAGAACAAGGGAAAACAAAGTGCTGAAGAATTTATACAAGAACAATTTCCATCTCTAATGACGCATTTAAAAGTGTTTGAAGCAAAAGCTAAAAAACGAGATGACCAGGGCGATTACTGGTGGGAACTACGAGCCTGTGCCTACTACCCAGAGTTTGAGAAGGAGAAGGTGGTGTGGCAACGAATAACTCAGGAGCCAACATTTTGTTTAGTAAAACCAAATGTTTATGTCCTTGACAGTATGGCATTTTTTACAGGAAATAATCTTAAATTCATAATGGCTATATTAAATTCAAAACTAATTTATAAGTATGTTGAGATGATTGTTCATCAATATGGTTTTACTGGGTTTAGGTTATCAAATCAATATGTAGAAGTAATGCCCCTTCCTCCCATCACCCCAACCAACGAGCCCATTGTTCGGCAAATTGAGGCGCTGGTGGATAAAATCCTTGCGGCAAAGAAAGAGGATAAAAACGCCGATACCACCGCCTGGGAGCGTGAGATAGATGGGTTGGTGTATGGGTTGTATGGGTTAACAGAAGAAGAAATAAAAATCATAGAAGGAAAATGACCTACGACCCTAATAAACATCATCGCCGTTCCATTCGTTTGCGCGGATACGATTATTCAAAACCGGGTGCGTATTTCATCACCATCGTTACCCACAATCGCCAATGTTTATTTGGCGAAATCATCAACGGCGCAATGGTGTTGAACGATGCGGGTTTCATTGCCCGAAAATGTTGGTTGGAAATACCATCGCATTTCCCGCATACCCAATTGGACGAATTCATTATCATGCCCAATCATATTCATGGAATCATCATTATTTGCGACAATGAACATGTGGGGGCGAAAAATACCGATATTGTTGGTGCGAAAAATATCGATATTGTTGTAGGGGCAAAAAATTTTTCGCCCCTACAACAAACCCCAAAACCATTGGTCACATCAACAAATCAACAACCACAATCCCCATCCCGAACCATCGGTTCCATTGTTCGGGGGTTCAAAATTGGTGTTACGAAATGGTTTCGACAAAACACCGATATATACAACGTCTGGCAACGCAATTATTACGAACGCATCATTCGCAACGAGAAGGAATTCAACAACATCAGGCGATACATTATCAACAATCCCGTGAATTGGGCAAATGATAAAAACCGTGTAAAATAACGCCCCCCGAAAACACCATCGCCGTTCCATTCGGTTGCGCGGATACGATTATTCAAAACCGGGTGCGTATTTCATCACCATCGTTACCCACAATCGCCAATGTTTATTTGGCGAAATCAAAAACGGCGCAATGGTGTTGAACGATGCGGGTTTCATTGCCCGAAAATATTGGTTGGAAATACCATCGCATTTCCCGCATACCCAATTGGACGAATTCATTATCATGCCCAATCATATTCATGGAATCATCATTATTTGCGACAATGAACATGTGGGGGCGAAAAATACCGATATTGTTGGTGCGAAAAATATCGATATTGTTGTAGAGGCGAAAAATTTTTCGCCCCTACAACAAACCCCAAAACCATTGGTCACATCAACAAATCAACAACCACAATCCCCATCCCGAACCATTGGTTCCATTATTCGGGGGTTCAAAATTGGTGTTACGAAATGGTTTCGACAAAACACCGATATATACAACGTTTGGCAACGCAATTATTACGAACACATCATTCGCAACGAGAAGGAATTCAACAACATCAGGCGATACATTATCAACAATCCTGTGAATTGGGCAAATGATAAAAACCGTGTAAAATAACGCCCCCCGAAAACACCATCGCCGTTTCATTCGGTTGCGCAGATACAATTATTCACAGCAAAATACCGACCATGAGGTAAAAAATTTTTCGCCCCTGTTCCTATTCAACCATTTTTCGCGCCACCAAAAAAATCATCTGACTTTAAAACATTTTAGACAGATGAGTGTATTAAAAGGTGTCGTGATTAACAAAATAAAGAAATGAATCATAAAACGCCCCTCCTGCTCTTCACAATGGTTTTTATCCCATTAAACTTTCTTTTTGCTCAAAGAGCAATCTCAGACAAACTGCAACATTTCCAAGCCAAACGAAATGACATAAACCAAACTGCTATGCTTGTGCTGGGCAGCTGGGCTGCTGCAAATATTTTAGTGGGAAGCATTGGAAATTTTAAAACAGAAGGTGAAACTAAATATTTTCATCAGTTGAATGCCACGTGGAACGCAGTGAACTTAGGCATTGCTGCTTTGGGTTATTTTAAAGCTGTCCATTCTGACCCGGCAGCAATGACCAACGTAGAAATGCTGAAAGATTACAATTCACTTCAGAGCTTTCTCTTGCTTAACGCTGGTTTGGATGCTGCCTATATTATGACAGGGCTTTATTTGAAAGAAAAATCAAAACATTCTTCAAGCGCTGAAAGGTTGAAAGGATATGGCAACAGTTTGCTGCTTCAAGGTGGGTTTCTTTTGCTGTTTGATGTGTCTTTATATTTTATCCATCTGAACCATGCCAACATCCATCTTTATCCGCATCTGGAAAGCTTAGCTGCCGGAGGATTTGGTCTTGGGATAAGCATTCGATTGTAATTTTCTGCTTGAAAGTTCTGTATGAAGCAGCATTTCGCCCCAAACAAACAGAACCTTGTAGAGTTATTCTAAAAGACAACAAGGGAAAAACGATTATTTGATACAAAACCAAATCCATGATGAGCACATATTTAATTGTTGGCGGCACCTCTGGAATCGGATTGGAAACCACCAAACTTCTCAGTAAAAACCATCGTGTGATGGTGCTAAGCCGAACAAAGAAAAATCTTGACGGATTAAATAATGTCGAGTTCTTTTCTGCCGATGTTACAAAATCAGTAGAAGAACTTCCACCAATCAATGAACCCATCCACGGCATTGTTTATTGCCCCGGAACAATAAACTTAAAACCGCTAAGAAACTTAAAAACAGAAGATTTTCTACATGACTTTGAGGTGAATCTGCTCGGTGCAGTTAAGGTAATAAACAAGTATTACAACAACCTCAAAGGTGCAGGCAAAGCCAGCATAGTCTTGTTCAGCACGGTGGCAGTGCAAACAGGAATGCCATTTCACGCCTCCATTGCTTCGGCAAAGGGGGCTGTTGAAGGACTAACAAGAACGCTTGCCGCCGAGTTTGCACCAAACATTCGGGTGAATTGCCTTGCGCCCTCCATTACCAATACGCCACTTGCAGAAAAACTTTTAAACAACGAAACCAAAATGAAATCATCCGAAGAGCGTCATCCTCTAAAAAGAATCGGCGATGCAAAAGAAATGGCTCAGATAGTAACGCTGCTGCTTTCTGATGCTGCTTCGTTCATAACCGGACAAATTATCAAAGTGGATGGCGGAATTTCTTCTATAAAGTTAATTTAATCACTGCGCCTTAGAACATCTTTTGCTAACAGTTAAGTTTGAGAAACGAATGAAAATAACTAAAGAAAATATCCTGCAGTTTGAAAAACTATATCGCACCAATTTCATCAACTCACTTTCCGGTTTTAAAAGTGCCAATCTCATAGGAACAGCCTCAAAGGAGGGCAACACCAATCTTGCCATTTTCAGTTCTGCGATTCATGTTGGTGCCCATCCCCCTTTGATTGGATTATTGTTCCGCCCTGTATCGGTTCCCAGACATACTTACGAAAACATCAAAGAAACAGGATACTTTACTGTAAACCACATCAATAAAGACATTTACAAACAAGCACATCAAACCTCCGCAAGGTATGATAAAGAACTTTCTGAGTTTGAGGAATGCGGATTGACTCCGGAATTTTCGGATACAATTCAAGCACCTTATGTGAAAGAATCGAATATTAAAATTGGTTGCCGCTTTGTTGAAGAACATTGGATAAAAATCAACGATACCATTTTTCTAATCGGTGAGATTCTGGAAGTGATTCTACCTGACAATGTTGTGCTCGATGATGGATATGTTGATATAGAAAAAGCCGGAACAATCACCATCAGTGGATTAGACAGCTATCACGAAACGAAAAGAATTTCAAGATTGTCTTATGCTAAACCCGGTAAGGAATTAAATACTTTATAAGTAGAAATTTTTTTGAAGAAGCAATTTGCCTTCAAAGCAATTGAGCTGAAATTTAGTATCAAGCAAAGAGAGGTTTAGAAAAATTGTATTGAAAATATGCACAAAATAATTTGGCAAAAGTAAAGCAAAAAAGTTTTCATTGGTAATTGTTCATGACACTATTTTAAACCTGATGTAATCGATTTCTGCTACAAAATTCCCTTCCTGATTAAAAAAATTATGTGCAAAGAGATTTTTAATCTCTGTTGTGCTTAATAATATTTTCAGCCATACCCTCAAACACAAAAAAATGAAAAGGCAAAATCAAGTACCAG is a genomic window containing:
- a CDS encoding helicase-related protein; translated protein: MSTKFFNNKNDRNLYNKFIGIIENMKDLYAFYAAVGYFRSSGYFALQPYLKNVKEVKILVGINVDQLFAEAQRKGILFFGDEQKTKEEFLNWFIQDIQEARYSEEVENGIVQFVNDIIDGRIEVRAHTSSTLHAKFYLFLPEHHSEHSDGWVIMGSSNLTDAGLGIKKSPNYELNIALKDYDDVQFAKQEFEELWAQSTPILPADIQEFKQKTHIGQKFTPFELYIKFLIEYFGKNIDYDPDTVGDLPKNYKKLSYQIDAVNQGFHMLMEHNGFFLSDVVGLGKTVVATLIAKRFINTNGSLNTKILVVYPPALEKNWKATFRQFGIDRHTKFITNGSLDKIVEKKDLDYWSKEDYDLIIVDEAHRYRNHTSQAFAYLQRICKAPRNGQGLIPGKNKKVILISATPLNNRPQDIYHQLLLFQDARRSTLPVTNLQGFFAPIIKEFKELMNQDQPDIQAIRKIYGKIREKVISQITVRRTRRDLKNYPKYLDDLKAQGITFPEIAPPRPQIYQLDAKLSKLFYKTIFYLTDDEKIQYYRYQAIRYLKPEIGQQHYEKANLVSQSLAGIMKTLMVKRLESSFTAFKTSLQNLATSTQRMIEMFEKGKVFVAPDLNINLLIEKGYSMEELENLILELNLEKPQNNVFSADDFEAEFIEGLRNDYKLLTELLNEWNKVEHDPKLELFLNIFHNELMNKQINPTGKLVIFTESTDTANYLAQKLEERLNVKVLNVSSQNINKLFESIQANFDANYHGDQKNDYNILIATDVLAEGINLHRANVIVNYDTPWNATRLMQRIGRVNRIGSIAGVIYNYNFYPSQQGDEEIQLYKNALVKLQGFHSAFGEDAKIFTHEEMIEQFKLFNEGMPDDEDNRLQYLRFIREFKDNHPKEFKRIQAFPLKARTARSIWQANKPEAKNSSVVFLKSSYKTEFYKITGEGEVTPLTFIEAAQLFEANVNEPPYHPIPKNHFDHIQAALNTFEKEFLSQNTEKAASTDKADANTKQALKFLRDFKSITHDEKVKQVCQNLQPIVEKGTYTPLANELKKISQQFFKKKSLNLAQVDGLLMNLAQKYDALPAEDEKTSQNTTQPQSLNDITPHIILSETFVEP
- a CDS encoding Eco57I restriction-modification methylase domain-containing protein, encoding MEKKELQATLSAPFDLQQWQQVLRKVFGVQHLYATPSEIPLPANNKADAAYELGKFTTADDRLVGLYWVKVKPNVWIERNKVGLRELLRSVYKYDVDGALIVFEQGDKWRLSFVSEIRTRDEQGNTVEQLTEPRRYTYLLGAGEKTNTPSARLASLAGKKLYLDDIRQAFSVEVLNAEFYKMVANHFYQLVGTAENKNIAHQGVLLLPSITPNNPQNRKKYQEFAVRLIGRTVFCWFLKVKKSKQGKALIPEELLSAQAVKQHPNYYHNILEKLFFQTLNTPMAKRRDDLPEAFRDIPFLNGGLFDPHPDDYYKLSELTGLSGHLNTLIIPDSWFASFFEQLEQYNFTIDENSSVDVEVSVDPEMLGRIFENLLAEIDPESGETARKATGSYYTPREIVDYMATESLVHYLHSKTHIDPDQLRPIFKMDSSVSFTDDDKEKILQALDQLKIIDPACGSGAFPMGVLQKMVMALEKLDPSAHWWKQQQISRIENVMLRKQVSEKLDNTSMEYARKIGIIQNTLYGVDIQPIAAEISKLRCFLTLVVDENVDDTQPNRGVEPLPNLEFKFVTANALIGLPVEQDFGGLFNANDDLDKLKQIRLSYLQSYGDEKNQLKEEFKSIQTKILRTQYNNRVTDVNSRAYLISTWEPFSHESANWFDPEWMFGVKEFDVVIGNPPYIQLQKAQNDKTKYADLYKAQNYETFARTGDIYCLFYEKGMKLLKSDGILCYITSNKWMRAGYGEKLRAFFTRYNPLLLLDLGPNVFENATVDTNILIIQKCENRNQLKALTINERKKDTIPFDSLVKEKSVVLKNLSKDAWFIGSDAEQRLKEKIERIGKPLKDWDVKIYRGVLTGLNEAFIITTEKRNEILAHCKTDEERRRTEAIIKPILRGKDIKRYYYEWAGLWVIVIPAGWTNENKGKQSAEEFIQEQFPSLMTHLKVFEAKAKKRDDQGDYWWELRACAYYPEFEKEKVVWQRITQEPTFCLVKPNVYVLDSMAFFTGNNLKFIMAILNSKLIYKYVEMIVHQYGFTGFRLSNQYVEVMPLPPITPTNEPIVRQIEALVDKILAAKKEDKNADTTAWEREIDGLVYGLYGLTEEEIKIIEGK
- a CDS encoding transposase, whose translation is MTYDPNKHHRRSIRLRGYDYSKPGAYFITIVTHNRQCLFGEIINGAMVLNDAGFIARKCWLEIPSHFPHTQLDEFIIMPNHIHGIIIICDNEHVGAKNTDIVGAKNIDIVVGAKNFSPLQQTPKPLVTSTNQQPQSPSRTIGSIVRGFKIGVTKWFRQNTDIYNVWQRNYYERIIRNEKEFNNIRRYIINNPVNWANDKNRVK
- a CDS encoding transposase, which produces MRGYDYSKPGAYFITIVTHNRQCLFGEIKNGAMVLNDAGFIARKYWLEIPSHFPHTQLDEFIIMPNHIHGIIIICDNEHVGAKNTDIVGAKNIDIVVEAKNFSPLQQTPKPLVTSTNQQPQSPSRTIGSIIRGFKIGVTKWFRQNTDIYNVWQRNYYEHIIRNEKEFNNIRRYIINNPVNWANDKNRVK
- a CDS encoding DUF6992 family protein; this encodes MNHKTPLLLFTMVFIPLNFLFAQRAISDKLQHFQAKRNDINQTAMLVLGSWAAANILVGSIGNFKTEGETKYFHQLNATWNAVNLGIAALGYFKAVHSDPAAMTNVEMLKDYNSLQSFLLLNAGLDAAYIMTGLYLKEKSKHSSSAERLKGYGNSLLLQGGFLLLFDVSLYFIHLNHANIHLYPHLESLAAGGFGLGISIRL
- a CDS encoding SDR family NAD(P)-dependent oxidoreductase, encoding MMSTYLIVGGTSGIGLETTKLLSKNHRVMVLSRTKKNLDGLNNVEFFSADVTKSVEELPPINEPIHGIVYCPGTINLKPLRNLKTEDFLHDFEVNLLGAVKVINKYYNNLKGAGKASIVLFSTVAVQTGMPFHASIASAKGAVEGLTRTLAAEFAPNIRVNCLAPSITNTPLAEKLLNNETKMKSSEERHPLKRIGDAKEMAQIVTLLLSDAASFITGQIIKVDGGISSIKLI
- a CDS encoding flavin reductase family protein → MKITKENILQFEKLYRTNFINSLSGFKSANLIGTASKEGNTNLAIFSSAIHVGAHPPLIGLLFRPVSVPRHTYENIKETGYFTVNHINKDIYKQAHQTSARYDKELSEFEECGLTPEFSDTIQAPYVKESNIKIGCRFVEEHWIKINDTIFLIGEILEVILPDNVVLDDGYVDIEKAGTITISGLDSYHETKRISRLSYAKPGKELNTL